From one Simplicispira suum genomic stretch:
- a CDS encoding TRAP transporter substrate-binding protein yields MRSSLKTLALAASLTCLATAATAQETVRWGIPMSFGSNLTALGDTMPWVSEQLKKVSGGTVNLQVFEPGKLVPALAIFDSVSTGKVEAGYSWMGYEIGKVPVSALFGAVPFGMESPQFAAWMYFGGGDALLKEAYKPYNVYPIFCGSISPEAAGWFRKEINTPEDIKGLKFRAAGLGGKIYQKLGASVTMLPGGELFQALEKGVLDGTEFSLPTVDEQLGFFKVAKNYYMPGWHQPSTNQFLYVNTAAWAKLKPQTQAQIETTCTAGVTMAIAKAEALQGAVLAKFEKEGVKARQFNKTMLDAFSKASKEVLAEEAGKDPMFKKVLDSMNGFQKQNAQWHNLGYLPRDYPH; encoded by the coding sequence ATGCGTTCTTCCCTCAAGACTCTGGCGCTGGCCGCGTCACTGACCTGCCTTGCCACTGCCGCAACCGCCCAGGAGACCGTGCGCTGGGGCATTCCCATGTCCTTCGGGTCCAACCTGACTGCGCTGGGTGACACCATGCCCTGGGTTTCAGAACAACTGAAAAAGGTTTCGGGCGGCACGGTGAACCTGCAGGTGTTCGAGCCCGGCAAACTGGTACCGGCATTGGCCATTTTCGACAGCGTGTCCACGGGCAAGGTCGAGGCAGGTTATAGCTGGATGGGTTATGAAATTGGCAAGGTGCCCGTCTCTGCCTTGTTTGGTGCCGTGCCCTTTGGCATGGAGTCGCCGCAGTTCGCCGCCTGGATGTACTTCGGCGGCGGCGACGCGCTCCTGAAGGAAGCGTACAAGCCCTACAACGTCTACCCCATCTTCTGCGGCTCGATCAGCCCCGAGGCTGCGGGCTGGTTCCGCAAGGAAATCAACACGCCCGAGGACATCAAGGGCCTGAAGTTCCGTGCGGCCGGCTTGGGTGGCAAGATTTACCAGAAACTGGGCGCCTCGGTGACCATGCTGCCAGGCGGCGAGCTGTTCCAGGCCCTTGAGAAGGGCGTGCTCGACGGCACCGAGTTCTCGCTGCCCACGGTGGACGAGCAGCTGGGCTTCTTCAAAGTGGCCAAGAACTACTACATGCCTGGCTGGCACCAGCCATCGACCAACCAGTTCCTGTATGTCAACACGGCTGCTTGGGCCAAGCTCAAGCCACAGACGCAGGCCCAGATCGAAACCACTTGCACTGCCGGCGTGACCATGGCCATCGCCAAGGCCGAAGCCCTGCAGGGTGCCGTGTTGGCCAAGTTCGAGAAGGAAGGCGTCAAGGCGCGCCAGTTCAACAAGACCATGCTGGACGCATTTTCCAAGGCCTCCAAGGAAGTCCTGGCCGAAGAGGCTGGCAAGGACCCCATGTTCAAGAAGGTGCTCGACAGCATGAATGGTTTCCAGAAGCAGAACGCACAGTGGCACAACCTGGGCTACCTGCCGCGCGACTACCCGCATTGA